From one Trifolium pratense cultivar HEN17-A07 linkage group LG1, ARS_RC_1.1, whole genome shotgun sequence genomic stretch:
- the LOC123918657 gene encoding uncharacterized protein LOC123918657 yields MDSSTNLSDHHAKDVRKQCEIFRTAKYPSSRRTASFSSCSSSLSPSSSSLESFYFPDDPLLSPASPLRFSGVPFSWEQLPGIPKKHNSNKNKNSSSMKLLPLPPPTITTTHSSKKFNHENDTKIWKKNSIQSSFQRDHDPFFAAMVKCSKDDNEEITSGNLWNNNNGAKVSRSISDRFGFISLYGSCKRTCAVSESLVLLPTSRRSTYQQVNGRSL; encoded by the coding sequence ATGGACTCTTCAACAAATCTTAGTGATCATCATGCCAAAGATGTTCGGAAACAATGCGAAATCTTCCGAACCGCAAAGTATCCGTCTTCACGCCGGACGGCCTCTTTCTCCTCATGTTCATCATCACtttcaccttcatcttcttcacttgAATCATTCTATTTTCCTGATGATCCTCTTCTTAGTCCTGCCTCACCACTTAGATTCTCAGGTGTTCCATTTTCTTGGGAACAATTACCTGGAATTCCAAAGAAACATAATTCcaacaagaataaaaattcATCATCCATGAAACTCTTACCATTACCACCTCCTACAATTACTACTACACACTCTTCTAAAAAGTTCAATCATGAAAATGATACCAAGATTTGGAAGAAGAATTCAATTCAAAgtagctttcaaagagatcatGATCCTTTCTTTGCTGCAATGGTTAAATGTTCAAAGGATGATAATGAAGAAATTACAAGTGGCAATTTatggaataataataatggagCTAAAGTTTCAAGGAGTATTAGTGATCGTTTTGGATTTATTAGTCTTTATGGTTCTTGTAAGAGAACTTGTGCAGTTTCTGAATCCTTAGTTCTACTTCCAACTTCAAGAAGAAGCACTTATCAACAAGTTAATGGCAGGTCCCTCTGA
- the LOC123918664 gene encoding ABC transporter G family member 25 — MPTSTTTFGGVETSNADSSSKHTPQESRDPPPLLSSSYPITLKFMDVGYRLKIENKKGNGGCIKNFFTPSSSSPSDQRSTQERIILNGVTGIAYPGEILAILGPSGSGKSTLLNSLAGRLHGNGLTGTILANSSKLNRTVLRRTGFVTQDDILYPHLTVRETLIFCSMLRLPRKLSRETKVSAAESAIAELGLTKCENTIIGNSFIRGVSGGERKRVSIAHEMLVDPALLILDEPTSGLDSTAAHRLVSTLGSLARKGKTVVTSVHQPSSRVYQMFDKVIVLSEGQCMYYGKGTDAMRYFESVGFAPSFPVNPADFLLDLANGVCHADGVSEKDRPNIKQNLIHSYNTVLGPKVKALCMDTANVSTRDSKSNPLRNNSSKEHRSYNNRFSIFDWFYQFNILLQRSLKERKYESFNTLRVFQVVAAALLAGLMWWHSDYKNIQDRLGLLFFISIFWGVFPSFNSVFAFPQERAIFVKERASGMYTLSSYFMARIVGDLPMELLLPTVFLIITYWMGGLKPDLLSFLLTLLVVLGFVLVSQGLGLALGAAIMDAKQASTVAAVTMLAFVLTGGYYVHKVPSCVAWIKYISTTFYSYRLLTRIQYGDGKKIANLLGCNHEGITIDGASCKFLDEDVVGQIGAMGCIGVLFFMFVFYRLVAYLCLRRIKS; from the exons ATgccaacatcaacaacaacgtTTGGTGGTGTAGAAACTTCAAATGCAGACTCATCATCCAAACACACCCCCCAAGAATCTCGTGACCCTCCTCCTTTACTCTCTTCTTCTTACCCAATCACTCTTAAG TTTATGGACGTGGGATACCGATTGAAGATAGAGAACAAAAAAGGAAACGGAGGGTGCATCAAGAATTTCTTtacaccatcatcatcatcaccgtcTGATCAAAGATCAACGCAAGAGCGAATCATACTTAACGGAGTAACGGGAATAGCTTACCCAGGAGAGATCCTAGCCATTCTAGGTCCATCAGGAAGCGGAAAATCAACGCTCCTAAACTCACTAGCAGGAAGACTTCATGGAAACGGACTCACCGGAACAATTCTCGCTAACTCATCAAAACTTAACAGAACGGTTCTCCGTCGAACCGGATTCGTTACACAAGATGATATTCTCTACCCTCATTTAACCGTCCGCGAGACGCTGATTTTCTGCTCCATGCTTCGTCTCCCGAGAAAACTTTCTCGGGAAACGAAAGTATCAGCGGCAGAATCAGCTATCGCGGAACTTGGTTTAACAAAGTGTGAGAACACTATAATTGGCAACAGTTTCATTCGCGGTGTTTCTGGTGGAGAGAGGAAGAGAGTGAGTATAGCTCATGAGATGTTAGTAGACCCGGCGTTATTGATCTTAGATGAGCCTACATCTGGATTGGATTCAACGGCGGCGCATCGGCTTGTTTCGACGCTGGGATCGTTGGCGAGGAAAGGGAAGACGGTGGTTACGTCGGTGCATCAGCCATCGAGTCGTGTATACCAAATGTTTGATAAAGTGATTGTGTTATCAGAAGGTCAGTGTATGTACTACGGGAAAGGAACCGACGCTATGAGATATTTTGAGTCGGTTGGATTCGCGCCATCATTTCCGGTAAATCCGGCGGATTTTCTGCTTGATCTTGCTAACG GTGTTTGCCATGCAGATGGTGTAAGTGAGAAAGATAGACCAAACATAAAGCAAAATCTAATTCATTCATACAACACAGTATTGGGTCCAAAGGTGAAAGCACTTTGCATGGACACAGCTAATGTTTCAACAAGAGACTCTAAGTCTAACCCTTTAAGAAACAACTCTTCAAAAGAACATAGATCATATAATAACAGATTCAGTATCTTTGATTGGTTTTACCAATTCAATATTCTGCTCCAAAGAAGcctcaaagaaagaaaatatgaatcATTCAACACACTAAGAGTTTTTCAAGTTGTTGCTGCTGCATTACTAGCTGGTTTAATGTGGTGGCATTCAGATTATAAGAACATTCAAGATAGACTTGGATTACTCTTCTTCATTTCAATCTTTTGGGGTGTATTCCCATCTTTCAACTCTGTTTTCGCATTCCCTCAAGAACGCGCGATCTTTGTTAAAGAAAGAGCTTCTGGTATGTACACATTATCATCCTATTTCATGGCTAGAATTGTTGGTGACTTACCAATGGAGCTTCTTCTTCCAACAGTTTTCCTTATCATTACTTATTGGATGGGAGGATTAAAGCCTGATTTGTTATCATTTCTCTTGACTTTGTTGGTTGTTCTCGGATTCGTGCTTGTGTCGCAGGGTCTTGGACTTGCTTTAGGTGCTGCAATTATGGATGCTAAACAAGCTTCCACTGTTGCAGCAGTGACAATGCTAGCATTTGTTTTAACAGGTGGATATTATGTCCATAAGGTACCATCTTGTGTTGCTTGGATCAAATATATATCCACAACATTCTATAGTTACCGGCTTTTGACTAGAATTCAATATGGCGACGGCAAGAAAATAGCAAATCTATTAGGCTGCAATCATGAAGGTATTACTATTGATGGAGCTAGTTGCAAATTTCTTGATGAAGATGTGGTGGGTCAAATTGGTGCAATGGGATGCATTGGAGTGTTGTTTTTCATGTTTGTGTTTTACAGATTAGTGGCTTACCTTTGTTTGAGGCGCATCAAGAGTTGA